A single window of Streptomyces sp. NBC_00464 DNA harbors:
- the rplT gene encoding 50S ribosomal protein L20, protein MARVKRAVNAHKKRRAILEAASGYRGQRSRLYRKAKEQVTHSLVYNYNDRKKRKGDFRRLWIQRINAAARQNGMTYNRLIQGLNAANIEVDRKILAELAVNDANAFAALVEVAQKALPSDVNAPKAA, encoded by the coding sequence GTGGCACGCGTCAAGCGGGCAGTCAACGCCCACAAGAAGCGCCGGGCAATTCTCGAGGCCGCCAGCGGTTACCGCGGTCAGCGCTCGCGCCTGTACCGCAAGGCCAAGGAGCAGGTCACCCACTCCCTGGTCTACAACTACAACGACCGCAAGAAGCGCAAGGGCGACTTCCGTCGGCTGTGGATCCAGCGCATCAACGCTGCGGCCCGCCAGAACGGTATGACGTACAACCGCCTCATCCAGGGTCTGAACGCCGCCAACATCGAGGTGGACCGCAAGATCCTGGCCGAGCTCGCGGTCAACGACGCCAACGCGTTCGCCGCCCTCGTCGAGGTTGCCCAGAAGGCCCTCCCGAGCGACGTCAACGCCCCGAAGGCCGCCTGA